A part of Carassius carassius chromosome 4, fCarCar2.1, whole genome shotgun sequence genomic DNA contains:
- the LOC132139667 gene encoding serine/threonine-protein kinase N2-like isoform X1, with protein MTGVTLQSSCLRGLAEGDLMDPEFQQRVEDAIALLRQEIQRELKIKEAAERLRRAVTNRKNAADVDGQLRASNRKLEQLHWELQELNARAMATQKETITDDATSPDPFHWKEVTSPLGSRVRTLKKQLTMELKVKQGAENIIQTYANSSVKDRKMLSTAQQMLQDSKMKIELLRMQIVKVTQARDGERETTHPEGRPSETISPLELRVEELRHHLKIEAAVAEGAKNVVKQLGVRKVQDRRALAEAQARLQESSQKLDLLRLSLEQQLGELPHDHPKRAAIKEELTVGSSPVVGLHRYRLCSSSSASSSLFKPASLTGRLEVRLMGCQDLLESVPGRSRVSNMSSAPGSPSESKSLRMRTGLSTRSTNGKPTKTDELSTEISAVLKVDNKIVGRTHWRPLSKEAWNQSFSIELERSRELEIAVYWRDWRSLCAVKFLRLEDFLDNQRHGMCLYLEPQGTLFTEVRFNNPVIERHPKLQRQKRIFPKEKGKNFLRAAQMNMNFATWGRLMMSVLPPCNSTITALSPPLPGSEPLSPPPVSTPPSSGDSAVVKLNFSEERPAKPPRLHLAQNSVTEASLSGTLAKVNSSEDNQGLKGRPVSQPTPQRKEGMQMEDFNCISVLGRGHFGKVLLAEFKRTGKLYAIKALKKGDVVTRDEVDSLMCEKRIFETINVSGHPFLVNLYGCFQTPDHVCFVMEYSPGGDLMTHIHNSIFSERQARFYSACVLLGLEFLHQNRIVYRDLKLDNLLMDSDGFVRIADFGLCKEGMGYGDRTSTFCGTPEFLAPEVLTDSMYTRAVDWWGLGVLIYEMLVGESPFPGDDEEEVFDSIVNDEVRYPRFMSPESVSIIQKLLQKNPEKRLGAGEQDANEVKRHRFFQGIEWEALLAKRVKPPFLPSIKAPADVSNFDEEFTRLKPVLTPPQTPFFLTTEQQEFFADFDFSALH; from the exons ATGACGGGTGTGACGCTTCAG AGCAGCTGTCTGCGGGGTCTGGCTGAAGGTGACCTCATGGACCCTGAGTTCCAGCAGCGTGTAGAGGATGCTATTGCCCTTCTCCGGCAGGAGATCCAACGGGAACTGAAGATCAAAGAGGCGGCTGAGCGGCTGCGGCGGGCGGTGACCAACCGGAAAAATGCTGCTGACGTGGACGGTCAGCTTCGAGCCTCCAACCGTAAGCTGGAGCAGCTCCACTGGGAGCTCCAGGAGCTGAATGCACGTGCTATGGCCACTCAGAAAGAGACTATTACAG ATGATGCCACCTCTCCAGATCCATTCCATTGGAAAGAGGTCACATCACCCTTGGGCAGCCGTGTCCGTACTTTGAAAAAACAGCTTACCATGGAGCTTAAGGTGAAACAAGGAGCTGAGAACATCATTCAGACATACGCCAACAGTTCTGTCAAG GATCGGAAGATGTTGTCCACAGCCCAGCAGATGCTGCAGGATAGCAAAATGAAAATCGAGCTGCTCCGCATGCAGATTGTCAAAGTCACGCAGGCCAGAGATGGAGAGCGGGAAACCACACATCCAGAGG gtcgCCCCTCTGAGACAATTAGTCCACTTGAACTGCGGGTGGAGGAGCTCAGGCACCATCTGAAGATTGAGGCAGCTGTGGCAGAAGGTGCCAAAAATGTGGTCAAGCAGCTCGGTGTACGGAAAGTGCAGGACCGACGTGCTTTAGCGGAG GCTCAGGCCCGTTTGCAGGAGTCCTCTCAGAAACTGGACCTGTTACGTTTGTCTCTGGAGCAGCAGCTTGGAGAACTTCCACATGACCATCCCAAACGAGCTGCTATTAAAGAGGAGCTGACAGTGGGGTCCTCACCTGTCGTTGGGTTGCATAGATATCGTCTGTGCTCTTCATCTTCTGCATCCTCTTCGCTCTTCAAACCAGCCAGCCTGACAG GCCGTCTGGAGGTCAGACTGATGGGTTGTCAGGACCTTCTGGAGTCAGTTCCAGGCCGCTCTCGGGTAAGCAACATGTCCTCCGCCCCTGGAAGTCCCTCTGAGTCCAAATCACTGAGGATGAGAACCGGCCTCTCCACCCGCAGCACCAACGGCAAGCCCACCAAGACTGATGAGCTCTCAA CGGAGATCAGCGCTGTATTGAAGGTGGATAACAAGATAGTGGGTCGCACACATTGGCGGCCGCTGAGTAAGGAGGCCTGGAATCAGAGCTTTAGTATCGAACTCGAACGG TCTCGGGAGCTGGAGATTGCAGTTTACTGGCGAGACTGGAGGTCTCTGTGTGCCGTGAAGTTCTTGCGTTTAGAAGATTTTCTAGACAACCAGCGGCACGGCATGTGTCTTTATCTAGAACCACAGGGCACACTGTTCACAGAG GTGAGATTCAACAATCCTGTCATTGAGCGGCATCCTAAGCTACAACGACAGAAACGAATTTTCCCAAAAGAAAAAG GGAAAAACTTCCTGCGGGCAGCACAGATGAATATGAACTTTGCCACTTGGGGGCGTCTAATGATGAGCGTGCTGCCCCCCTGCAACAGCACCATCACCGCCTTGAGCCCCCCTCTGCCTGGTTCTGAGCCCTTGTCCCCTCCACCTGTGTCCACTCCCCCTTCCTCTGG AGACTCAGCAGTTGTTAAACTGAATTTCAGTGAGGAGCGTCCTGCCAAGCCCCCGCGCCTCCACTTGGCACAGAACTCTGTGACTGAAGCATCACTTTCTGGG ACTCTTGCTAAAGTGAATTCATCTGAGGATAACCAAGGTCTCAAAGGCAGGCCTGTATCCCAGCCGACACCTCA GAGGAAAGAGGGGATGCAGATGGAGGACTTCAACTGCATTTCTGTTTTAGGAAGAGGGCACTTTGGAAAG GTCCTGCTGGCTGAATTCAAAAGGACTGGGAAACTATATGCCATCAAAGCTCTGAAGAAAGGGGATGTTGTGACCCGGGATGAAGTGGACAG TCTAATGTGTGAGAAGAGAATTTTTGAGACCATAAATGTGTCTGGTCATCCTTTCCTGGTGAACCTGTATGGGTGCTTCCAGACGCCTGACCATGTGTGCTTTGTGATGGAGTATTCACCTGGAGGAGACCTGATGACCCACATCCACAACAGCATCTTCTCTGAACGGCAggctag GTTTTATTCTGCATGTGTATTACTAGGCCTGGAGTTCCTGCACCAAAACCGGATTGTATACAG GGACCTAAAGCTGGACAATCTGTTAATGGATTCTGATGGCTTTGTGAGAATTGCAGATTTTGGACTTTGCAAAGAAG GTATGGGATATGGCGATCGCACGTCAACCTTTTGTGGCACCCCAGAATTCCTGGCCCCAGAGGTTTTGACGGACAGCATGTACACCCGTGCAGTGGACTGGTGGGGTTTGGGTGTGCTTATCTATGAGATGCTAGTGGGAGAG TCTCCATTCCCcggtgatgatgaggaggaggtgtTTGACAGCATAGTGAACGATGAAGTGCGCTACCCAAGGTTTATGTCCCCTGAATCAGTCTCTATAATACAAAAG TTGTTGCAGAAGAACCCTGAAAAACGACTGGGAGCAGGAGAGCAAGATGCcaatgaagtgaagagacacagGTTCTTCCAG GGCATAGAATGGGAAGCCCTGTTGGCCAAAAGAGTCAAACCTCCTTTTCTGCCGTCAATTAAAGCCCCAGCAGACGTCAGTAACTTTGACGAGGAGTTCACGCGTCTGAAGCCTGTCCTGACCCCTCCGCAAACCCCGTTCTTCCTCACCACCGAGCAGCAGGAGTTCTTTGCAGACTTTGACTTCTCTGCCCTGCACTGA
- the LOC132139667 gene encoding serine/threonine-protein kinase N2-like isoform X2: MGVKEEQGDVIQLSESSQNMTDDLLNCFERGRALWTDRKMLSTAQQMLQDSKMKIELLRMQIVKVTQARDGERETTHPEGRPSETISPLELRVEELRHHLKIEAAVAEGAKNVVKQLGVRKVQDRRALAEAQARLQESSQKLDLLRLSLEQQLGELPHDHPKRAAIKEELTVGSSPVVGLHRYRLCSSSSASSSLFKPASLTGRLEVRLMGCQDLLESVPGRSRVSNMSSAPGSPSESKSLRMRTGLSTRSTNGKPTKTDELSTEISAVLKVDNKIVGRTHWRPLSKEAWNQSFSIELERSRELEIAVYWRDWRSLCAVKFLRLEDFLDNQRHGMCLYLEPQGTLFTEVRFNNPVIERHPKLQRQKRIFPKEKGKNFLRAAQMNMNFATWGRLMMSVLPPCNSTITALSPPLPGSEPLSPPPVSTPPSSGDSAVVKLNFSEERPAKPPRLHLAQNSVTEASLSGTLAKVNSSEDNQGLKGRPVSQPTPQRKEGMQMEDFNCISVLGRGHFGKVLLAEFKRTGKLYAIKALKKGDVVTRDEVDSLMCEKRIFETINVSGHPFLVNLYGCFQTPDHVCFVMEYSPGGDLMTHIHNSIFSERQARFYSACVLLGLEFLHQNRIVYRDLKLDNLLMDSDGFVRIADFGLCKEGMGYGDRTSTFCGTPEFLAPEVLTDSMYTRAVDWWGLGVLIYEMLVGESPFPGDDEEEVFDSIVNDEVRYPRFMSPESVSIIQKLLQKNPEKRLGAGEQDANEVKRHRFFQGIEWEALLAKRVKPPFLPSIKAPADVSNFDEEFTRLKPVLTPPQTPFFLTTEQQEFFADFDFSALH, encoded by the exons ATGGGGGTGAAGGAAGAGCAAGGGGATGTCATACAGCTGTCTGAAAGTTCACAAAACATGACAGATGACCTCTTGAACTGCTTTGAGAGGGGGAGAGCACTATGGACG GATCGGAAGATGTTGTCCACAGCCCAGCAGATGCTGCAGGATAGCAAAATGAAAATCGAGCTGCTCCGCATGCAGATTGTCAAAGTCACGCAGGCCAGAGATGGAGAGCGGGAAACCACACATCCAGAGG gtcgCCCCTCTGAGACAATTAGTCCACTTGAACTGCGGGTGGAGGAGCTCAGGCACCATCTGAAGATTGAGGCAGCTGTGGCAGAAGGTGCCAAAAATGTGGTCAAGCAGCTCGGTGTACGGAAAGTGCAGGACCGACGTGCTTTAGCGGAG GCTCAGGCCCGTTTGCAGGAGTCCTCTCAGAAACTGGACCTGTTACGTTTGTCTCTGGAGCAGCAGCTTGGAGAACTTCCACATGACCATCCCAAACGAGCTGCTATTAAAGAGGAGCTGACAGTGGGGTCCTCACCTGTCGTTGGGTTGCATAGATATCGTCTGTGCTCTTCATCTTCTGCATCCTCTTCGCTCTTCAAACCAGCCAGCCTGACAG GCCGTCTGGAGGTCAGACTGATGGGTTGTCAGGACCTTCTGGAGTCAGTTCCAGGCCGCTCTCGGGTAAGCAACATGTCCTCCGCCCCTGGAAGTCCCTCTGAGTCCAAATCACTGAGGATGAGAACCGGCCTCTCCACCCGCAGCACCAACGGCAAGCCCACCAAGACTGATGAGCTCTCAA CGGAGATCAGCGCTGTATTGAAGGTGGATAACAAGATAGTGGGTCGCACACATTGGCGGCCGCTGAGTAAGGAGGCCTGGAATCAGAGCTTTAGTATCGAACTCGAACGG TCTCGGGAGCTGGAGATTGCAGTTTACTGGCGAGACTGGAGGTCTCTGTGTGCCGTGAAGTTCTTGCGTTTAGAAGATTTTCTAGACAACCAGCGGCACGGCATGTGTCTTTATCTAGAACCACAGGGCACACTGTTCACAGAG GTGAGATTCAACAATCCTGTCATTGAGCGGCATCCTAAGCTACAACGACAGAAACGAATTTTCCCAAAAGAAAAAG GGAAAAACTTCCTGCGGGCAGCACAGATGAATATGAACTTTGCCACTTGGGGGCGTCTAATGATGAGCGTGCTGCCCCCCTGCAACAGCACCATCACCGCCTTGAGCCCCCCTCTGCCTGGTTCTGAGCCCTTGTCCCCTCCACCTGTGTCCACTCCCCCTTCCTCTGG AGACTCAGCAGTTGTTAAACTGAATTTCAGTGAGGAGCGTCCTGCCAAGCCCCCGCGCCTCCACTTGGCACAGAACTCTGTGACTGAAGCATCACTTTCTGGG ACTCTTGCTAAAGTGAATTCATCTGAGGATAACCAAGGTCTCAAAGGCAGGCCTGTATCCCAGCCGACACCTCA GAGGAAAGAGGGGATGCAGATGGAGGACTTCAACTGCATTTCTGTTTTAGGAAGAGGGCACTTTGGAAAG GTCCTGCTGGCTGAATTCAAAAGGACTGGGAAACTATATGCCATCAAAGCTCTGAAGAAAGGGGATGTTGTGACCCGGGATGAAGTGGACAG TCTAATGTGTGAGAAGAGAATTTTTGAGACCATAAATGTGTCTGGTCATCCTTTCCTGGTGAACCTGTATGGGTGCTTCCAGACGCCTGACCATGTGTGCTTTGTGATGGAGTATTCACCTGGAGGAGACCTGATGACCCACATCCACAACAGCATCTTCTCTGAACGGCAggctag GTTTTATTCTGCATGTGTATTACTAGGCCTGGAGTTCCTGCACCAAAACCGGATTGTATACAG GGACCTAAAGCTGGACAATCTGTTAATGGATTCTGATGGCTTTGTGAGAATTGCAGATTTTGGACTTTGCAAAGAAG GTATGGGATATGGCGATCGCACGTCAACCTTTTGTGGCACCCCAGAATTCCTGGCCCCAGAGGTTTTGACGGACAGCATGTACACCCGTGCAGTGGACTGGTGGGGTTTGGGTGTGCTTATCTATGAGATGCTAGTGGGAGAG TCTCCATTCCCcggtgatgatgaggaggaggtgtTTGACAGCATAGTGAACGATGAAGTGCGCTACCCAAGGTTTATGTCCCCTGAATCAGTCTCTATAATACAAAAG TTGTTGCAGAAGAACCCTGAAAAACGACTGGGAGCAGGAGAGCAAGATGCcaatgaagtgaagagacacagGTTCTTCCAG GGCATAGAATGGGAAGCCCTGTTGGCCAAAAGAGTCAAACCTCCTTTTCTGCCGTCAATTAAAGCCCCAGCAGACGTCAGTAACTTTGACGAGGAGTTCACGCGTCTGAAGCCTGTCCTGACCCCTCCGCAAACCCCGTTCTTCCTCACCACCGAGCAGCAGGAGTTCTTTGCAGACTTTGACTTCTCTGCCCTGCACTGA
- the LOC132139668 gene encoding palmitoyltransferase ZDHHC12-B-like: MFKNVFGSGFLVRTAHVILTWVITLILFLHDTDLRRQEELGELTLPVLFVLLVLVSVLLYFAVSLMDPGFVLSDDCDLQFTLGIAEETQDMIPQSTKSIRLRRCGRCLVQQPMRSKHCQTCQHCVRRYDHHCPWIENCVGERNHRWFVLYLAVQLVVLLWGLYMAWSGFSHAPTWQLWLRSNGVLLGAAAAVAVLSLTVLLLLGSHLYLVSLNTTTWEFMSQHRISYLKHCGVDENPFDRGTLRNLWSFFCIWEPVVWEHVYFKQGNDTI; the protein is encoded by the exons ATGTTCAAAAATGTGTTCGGATCAGGATTCCTGGTGAGGACCGCTCATGTCATCTTGACATGGGTTATAACGTTGATTCTCTTCCTCCACGACACCG ACCTCCGCAGACAGGAGGAGTTGGGGGAGCTCACACTGCCCGTTCTCTTTGTGCTGCTGGTCCTGGTGTCCGTGTTGCTGTACTTTGCAGTTTCTCTCATGGATCCTGGCTTTGTCCTGTCTGATGACTGTGACTTGCAG TTCACACTTGGTATTGCAGAAGAAACGCAGGATATGATTCCACAGAGCACCAAGTCCATACGTCTACGGCGCTGCGGACGCTGTCTGGTACAG CAACCCATGAGATCCAAACACTGCCAGACGTGTCAGCACTGTGTGCGGCGCTATGATCATCACTGTCCCTGGATAGAGAACTGCGTTGGGGAGAGAAATCACCGCTGGTTTGTGCTTTATTTGGCTGTCCAGCTTGTTGTCTTACTGTGGGGACTGTACATGGCCTG GTCTGGCTTCAGTCACGCTCCCACCTGGCAGCTGTGGTTGAGGAGCAACGGTGTGCTCCTGGGAGCAGCGGCGGCGGTGGCTGTCCTGTCCCTGACCGTGCTTCTCCTCCTGGGCTCTCACTTATACCTGGTGTCCCTGAATACCACCACATGGGAGTTCATGTCTCAACACCGAATCTCTTACCTCAAGCACTGCGGTGTGGATGAAAACCCTTTTGACCGCGGGACCCTGCGCAATCTCTGGAGCTTCTTCTGCATTTGGGAACCAGTGGTTTGGGAGCATGTGTATTTCAAGCAAGGCAACGATACGATTTAA
- the LOC132139669 gene encoding UDP-N-acetylhexosamine pyrophosphorylase-like protein 1 has translation MLSFEAAKARLETAGQSHVLQFWSELSAEESSTLLEEISQLKPEDLLEHCRAAVEAASRHSSADGRLDARMEPVPPEFIGSVRKSDKERLKMWGDEGLSQISQDRVAVLLLAGGQGTRLGVPYPKGMYNVGLPSGKTLYQIQAERIQKVQELANVKHGCRCTIPWYIMTSEFTLGPTEKFFRDNEYFGLCPANVVMFEQRMIPAVGFDGKIILEKKNKIAMAPDGNGGLYRALVDNKILEDMERRGVEYLHVYCVDNILVKMADPVFIGFSVNKGADCGAKVVDKAYPAEPVGVVCRVDGLYQVIEYSEIQPETAELRGPGGELLFSAGNICNHFFSRGFLKEVAEKFESQLKQHVAIKKVPFVDGEGNMVKPTKPNGIKMEKFVFDVFQFSKKFVAFEVLREEEFSPLKNADGLPLDTPTTARRSLLAQHYRWALAAGGNFLDEQDKPIPPKHSMAQNEDPPAICEISPLVSYFGEGLEKLLKQKNLKSPFLLDENEAKNLVQTT, from the exons ATGTTGTCATTCGAGGCTGCTAAAGCGAGGTTAGAAACTGCAGGGCAGAGCCATGTTTTACAGTTTTGGTCTGAGCTTTCTGCGGAAGAAAGCAGTACGCTTCTGGAGGAGATTTCTCAGCTCAAGCCCGAAGACTTACTCGAGCACTGCCGAGCAGCTGTTGAGGCTGCAAGCCGACACTCGAGTGCTGATGGTCGGCTAGACGCGCGCATGGAGCCCGTTCCTCCAGAGTTCATCGGAAGTGTGCGTAAAAGTGACAAAGAAAGACTTAAGATGTGGGGTGATGAAG GGTTATCGCAGATTTCACAGGACAGAGTGGCTGTTTTGCTTTTAGCTGGTGGTCAGGGGACTCGACTTGGAGTGCCATATCCCAAGGGCATGTACAATGTTGGGCTTCCAAGTGGGAAAACCCTGTACCAGATCCAAGCTGAGCGTATCCAGAAGGTGCAAGAGCTGGCCAATGTGAAGCATGGTTGTAGGTGCACAATACCATG GTACATAATGACCAGTGAGTTCACTCTGGGACCCACAGAGAAGTTCTTCAGAGACAATGAATATTTTGGTCTTTGTCCAGCCAACGTAGTCATGTTTGAGCAGAGAATGATACCAGCCGTAGGCTTTGATGGGAAGATCATCCTGGAAAAGAAGAACAAAATAGCCATGGCACCAG ATGGAAATGGCGGCCTATATCGTGCTCTTGTGGACAACAAGATTTTAGAGGACATGGAGAGAAGGGGTGTGGAGTATCTTCATGTGTACTGTGTGGACAACATCTTGGTGAAGATGGCAGACCCAGTCTTTATTGGCTTTAGTGTAAACAAAGGAGCAGACTGTGGTGCCAAG GTGGTGGATAAGGCGTATCCTGCGGAGCCTGTTGGAGTGGTGTGTCGTGTGGATGGTCTGTATCAGGTGATCGAGTACAGTGAGATCCAACCAGAGACCGCAGAGCTGCGAGGCCCAGGAGGAGAGCTCCTGTTCAGTGCTGGGAACATCTGCAACCACTTCTTTTCCCGAGGCTTCTTAAAGGAAGTGGCTGA aaagtttgaaagtcagctgaaGCAGCATGTGGCAATCAAGAAAGTGCCATTTGTGGATGGAGAAGGGAACATGGTGAAACCAACCAAGCCCAATGGCATCAAAATGGAAAAATTTGTCTTTGACGTCTTTCAGTTCTCAAA GAAATTTGTCGCCTTTGAGGTGTTGAGAGAGGAGGAATTCTCACCCCTAAAAAATGCTGATGGGCTGCCTTTGGACACACCGACTACAGCACGCCGATCCTTGTTAGCACAACATTACCGCTGGGCTCTGGCAGCTGGTGGAAACTTCCTGGATGAGCAAGATAAACCCATCCCCCCAAAACATAG TATGGCACAGAATGAAGACCCCCCAGCAATCTGTGAAATCTCTCCACTTGTATCATACTTTGGCGAG GGTCTGGAAAAGCTGCTGAAACAGAAAAACTTGAAGTCCCCTTTTCTACTTGATGAGAATGAAGCCAAGAATCTTGTGCAAACTACATAA
- the LOC132139670 gene encoding calcium-binding mitochondrial carrier protein SCaMC-2-B-like isoform X4 yields MDKNGTMTIDWNEWRDYHLLHPADNIPEIILHWKHSTIFDVGESLMVPDEFTAEEKKTGMWWRHLVAGGGAGVVSRTCTAPLDRLKVLMQVHASHRNNMGFAGGFTHMIREGGLRSLWRGNGINVLKIAPETAIKFMAYEQIKRLIGSNQETLGILERLVAGSLAGAIAQSSIYPMEVIKTRLALGRTGQYSGITDCAKHIFKKEGLTAFYKGYIPNMLGIIPYAGIDLAVYETLKNWWLQRFATDSADPGVFVLLACGTMSSTCGQLASYPLALVRTRMQAQASQEGSPQMTMTGLFRHIVRTEGAIGLYRGLAPNFMKVIPAVSISYVVYENLKITLGVQSR; encoded by the exons atgGATAAAAACGGTACGATGACGATTGACTGGAACGAATGGAGAGATTACCACCTGCTTCATCCTGCTGACAACATTCCTGAAATCATCCTCCACTGGAAACACTCTACG ATATTTGATGTTGGGGAAAGTTTGATGGTCCCTGATGAGTTTACGGCAGAGGAAAAGAAAACAGGGATGTGGTGGCGACACCTAGTAGCAGGAGGGGGAGCAGGTGTTGTGTCCCGTACCTGCACCGCACCCCTGGACCGCCTTAAGGTCCTCATGCAG GTTCATGCATCACACAGAAACAACATGGGTTTCGCCGGAGGATTCACACACATGATCCGTGAGGGTGGACTTCGGTCACTGTGGCGAGGGAACGGTATCAATGTTTTGAAGATTGCACCAGAGACTGCTATCAAGTTCATGGCGTATGAGcag ATTAAGCGGCTGATTGGCAGTAATCAGGAGACGCTGGGGATCCTGGAGAGACTGGTGGCTGGGTCTCTAGCAGGAGCTATAGCTCAGAGCAGCATCTACCCCATGGAG GTTATAAAAACTCGTCTTGCCCTGGGAAGGACGGGTCAGTACTCTGGGATCACGGACTGTGCTAAACATATATTTAAGAAGGAGGGACTGACAGCCTTCTATAAAGGTTATATTCCCAACATGCTGGGAATCATCCCTTATGCAGGAATAGACCTGGCTGTTTATGAG ACATTAAAAAACTGGTGGCTCCAGAGGTTTGCTACAGACAGTGCTGATCCAGGTGTGTTTGTGCTGCTAGCCTGTGGTACAATGTCTAGTACCTGTGGACAGTTAGCAAGCTACCCTTTAGCCTTAGTGAGGACACGGATGCAGGCTCAAG CTTCTCAGGAAGGCAGTCCTCAGATGACCATGACTGGTCTCTTCAGACACATCGTGAGGACAGAGGGCGCTATTGGACTCTATAGAGGCTTGGCGCCCAACTTTATGAAGGTCATTCCTGCTGTTAGCATCAGCTACGTGGTGTATGAGAACCTAAAGATCACTCTTGGCGTTCAGTCCCGGTGA